From Musa acuminata AAA Group cultivar baxijiao chromosome BXJ3-8, Cavendish_Baxijiao_AAA, whole genome shotgun sequence, one genomic window encodes:
- the LOC135645004 gene encoding large ribosomal subunit protein eL30-like: MAPVKKAKKSTESINNRLALVMKSGKYTLGYKTVLRSLRSSKAKLVMISNNCPPLRKSEIEYYAMLAKVGVHHFSGSNVDLGTACGKYFRVCCLSIIDPGDSDIIKSMPGEQ, from the exons ATGGCGCCCGTTAAGAAAGCG AAGAAGAGTACGGAGAGCATCAACAACAGGCTCGCTCTCGTGATGAAGAGTGGGAAGTACACTCTCGGCTACAAGACCGTCCTAAGATCTCTTCGGAGCTCTAAAG CCAAGTTGGTTATGATTTCAAACAACTGTCCTCCGCTCCGCAAGTCCGAGATTGAGTACTATGCGATGTTGGCAAAGGTGGGAGTACATCATTTTAGCGGAA GCAACGTCGACCTTGGAACTGCATGTGGTAAATATTTCCGTGTTTGCTGCCTCAGCATTATTGACCCTG GTGACTCTGATATCATCAAGAGCATGCCTGGAGAGCAGTGA